CTCGTCCCTGCTCTCGACGTGCACGCCCATGTGGTCGAGACCCACCCGCGAGAACAGGAACGAGTCATCGCTCGCCGTCTGCGCCCATTTGCGGAGGCCAACCATGAAACCCGGCCCCATGCAGACGATGAACGGTCCGAGGTGGTCCTCGGACGCCAGCGCTGTCTGCGACCCCAACAACCGGTTGTAGAAGTCGGCGCTCCGCTCGAGGTCGGTGACCGTGAGTGTCAGGTGCCCGAAGCCTTGATGCTGCGGCATGTTTCCCCTCCCCTTTCCGTGGTCCTGCGTCATGGTTGCCTTCGAACACGACGCCCTGCGTCGGTTGACACCGCTCCTTCGATGTCCGAGCGGCGCTGTGGTGGAGACTACGGAGATTCCGGTCCGCTCGTCAGCGCTGGCAGGCTCTCAGACGTTGTCGTTCGGGGTGAGGACGAAGTCGTAGGAGCAGCGCGTGTCGGCCTCGCCCTTGCGCACGAGCCCGATGACCA
This window of the Acidimicrobiales bacterium genome carries:
- a CDS encoding VOC family protein — translated: MTQDHGKGRGNMPQHQGFGHLTLTVTDLERSADFYNRLLGSQTALASEDHLGPFIVCMGPGFMVGLRKWAQTASDDSFLFSRVGLDHMGVHVESRDELEKWVAHLRENGVESSGMVESPFGLHLHAKDPDGIAIEFFVAAQQS